Proteins encoded together in one Flavobacteriales bacterium window:
- a CDS encoding agmatine deiminase family protein: MKRFAAFSALALTINLHAQDLPHQLAPHEVPLIPAYKEGLAAGARGITTPPPFAPRTMAEWEEVQTLVITWTSFPGILKQIVRYAKDECEVLIVCSDQDAVISTLQNSSSGGPITDLDNITFLEAPFNSIWMRDYGPECIYANEVDSLYLLDWIYNRPRPLDNALSDEIATAKNIGIYSTTTAPWDLVHTGGNFMADGFGTAFSSDLVLEENGPNGDYNTTVRDAASVDNVMNQFMGIQPGRYVKMTPLPYDNINHIDMHMKLLDEETLLIGEFPTGVSDGPQIEQNIQYVLSNFNSVFGTPYRIARIPMPPSTGGAYPPSGSYRTYANNIFINRTVLVPTYREQYDTTGLRILRENLPGYRVVGIDCDDSGNNIISQSGAIHCITKTIGVADPLLIRHQRLTDTYETAIPYNVEAYIRHKSGIASAEVYWTTDTTAGYTPVSMTAGANNSWSAAIPAHPAGSLIYYYIQAMANSGKQQVRPITAPHGWWRFRVLDINAGIGSQGPILTEVYPNPTSDILTITLGSSGTQRVRITLRDALGREAMLIHDAPMHADGRAFADLRYLSPGAYHLLVESATGRQSVKVVKR; this comes from the coding sequence ATGAAGCGTTTCGCTGCATTCTCCGCCCTTGCGCTGACCATCAACCTGCACGCCCAGGACCTTCCGCATCAGCTCGCGCCGCATGAGGTGCCGCTGATCCCGGCCTACAAGGAAGGCCTCGCTGCCGGTGCGCGCGGCATCACCACCCCGCCCCCATTCGCACCCCGCACCATGGCCGAATGGGAGGAGGTGCAGACCTTGGTGATCACGTGGACGAGTTTCCCCGGGATCCTGAAGCAGATCGTGCGCTACGCCAAGGACGAGTGCGAGGTGCTGATCGTGTGCAGCGATCAGGATGCCGTGATCAGCACCCTTCAGAACAGCAGCAGCGGCGGCCCCATCACCGACCTCGACAACATTACCTTCCTCGAAGCACCCTTCAATAGCATCTGGATGCGCGACTACGGCCCGGAATGCATCTACGCCAACGAAGTGGACTCGCTTTATCTGCTCGACTGGATCTACAACCGCCCGCGCCCACTGGACAATGCGCTGAGCGACGAGATCGCCACGGCGAAGAACATCGGCATCTACAGCACCACCACCGCGCCGTGGGACCTGGTGCACACCGGCGGCAACTTCATGGCCGACGGCTTCGGGACGGCGTTCAGCAGCGATCTGGTGCTCGAGGAGAACGGGCCAAACGGCGATTACAACACCACCGTGCGCGATGCCGCCAGCGTGGATAACGTGATGAACCAGTTCATGGGCATCCAGCCGGGACGCTACGTGAAGATGACGCCCCTGCCCTACGACAACATCAACCACATCGACATGCACATGAAGCTGCTGGATGAGGAGACCTTGCTCATCGGAGAGTTCCCCACCGGGGTGAGCGATGGCCCGCAGATCGAGCAGAACATCCAATACGTACTGAGCAACTTCAACTCCGTGTTCGGCACGCCCTACCGCATCGCTCGCATCCCCATGCCGCCCAGCACCGGCGGCGCTTATCCTCCGAGCGGCAGCTACCGCACCTACGCCAACAACATCTTCATCAATAGAACGGTGCTCGTGCCCACTTACCGCGAGCAGTACGACACCACCGGCCTCCGGATCCTGCGCGAGAACCTGCCCGGCTACCGCGTGGTGGGCATCGATTGCGACGACAGCGGCAACAACATCATCAGCCAGAGCGGCGCCATCCACTGCATCACCAAGACCATCGGCGTGGCCGATCCGCTGCTGATCCGCCACCAGCGCCTCACCGACACCTACGAGACCGCCATCCCCTACAACGTGGAGGCCTACATCCGGCACAAGAGCGGCATCGCATCAGCCGAGGTCTATTGGACCACCGATACCACCGCCGGTTATACGCCCGTGAGCATGACGGCTGGTGCCAACAACAGCTGGAGCGCCGCCATCCCCGCGCATCCCGCCGGCAGCCTCATCTACTACTACATCCAGGCCATGGCCAACAGCGGCAAGCAGCAGGTGCGCCCCATCACCGCGCCGCATGGCTGGTGGCGCTTCCGCGTGCTCGACATCAACGCGGGCATCGGATCGCAAGGGCCGATCCTCACCGAGGTGTACCCCAACCCCACCAGCGACATCCTCACGATCACCCTCGGCAGCTCCGGCACGCAGCGCGTGCGCATCACGCTGCGCGATGCACTGGGCCGTGAGGCCATGCTGATCCACGATGCGCCCATGCACGCCGATGGCCGCGCCTTCGCGGACCTTCGCTACCTGAGCCCCGGAGCCTATCACCTCCTTGTCGAAAGCGCGACCGGGCGGCAAAGCGTGAAGGTGGTGAAGCGGTGA
- a CDS encoding transglycosylase SLT domain-containing protein produces the protein MKRRWWVFVAAAAAFILVYALVQWTVADDGPGDPWSGIEAERDLDIIANDTLRVIVLRDPLVWEETPKGERGLAWQWITRFSKAQGLNVSAVPMAHPDAMLAALWDGRADLIAAPLFLDGAERRHYHQSDPFASSAPMIVRLRPDAKEGSGPALGPVMDSAALAISSPFAHHRYSGWNKFTVQRALHDSADTEDDLLMEVLLGRVPAAIVSRLRAEHEAARFPALQFEGPAGEAVPWRLVIRRNAPDLRKAIEVWQSDEHELMELAKLMKAHRAPVPPPGPLRSRRMKGLSRDSISPFDRYFRAHASGLAYDWKLLAAMAWKESRFDSTVTSHKGAMGIMQIMPRTAARFGLDTSSVVEDHIRAAARYLARLDTIWLRAIPDRQQRMRFVLASYNAGPGHIIDAQRLADQLGLDPARWEGHVERAVLLLAKPRFYLRPEMKNGYCKGSQVFNYVRGVLAVREQLGGGGKRKVES, from the coding sequence ATGAAGCGCAGGTGGTGGGTGTTCGTAGCGGCTGCAGCAGCCTTCATCCTGGTGTATGCGCTGGTGCAATGGACCGTGGCGGATGATGGCCCCGGTGACCCTTGGAGCGGCATCGAAGCGGAGCGCGACCTGGACATCATCGCGAACGACACCCTGCGCGTGATCGTGCTGCGCGACCCCCTCGTGTGGGAAGAAACGCCGAAAGGCGAACGCGGACTGGCATGGCAATGGATCACGCGCTTCTCCAAGGCGCAAGGACTGAATGTCAGCGCCGTGCCCATGGCGCATCCCGACGCCATGCTGGCCGCCCTCTGGGATGGCCGGGCCGACCTCATCGCTGCGCCGCTTTTCCTGGACGGTGCCGAACGGCGCCATTACCATCAATCGGATCCCTTCGCATCATCGGCACCGATGATCGTCAGGCTGCGACCCGATGCGAAGGAAGGCTCCGGCCCGGCGCTGGGTCCAGTCATGGATAGCGCAGCGCTCGCCATTTCCTCGCCTTTCGCGCACCACCGCTATTCAGGATGGAACAAGTTCACAGTGCAGCGCGCCCTGCACGACAGCGCTGACACGGAGGACGATTTGCTCATGGAAGTGCTCTTGGGCCGCGTGCCTGCCGCCATCGTATCGCGCCTCCGCGCTGAACATGAGGCAGCGCGCTTCCCGGCCCTGCAATTCGAGGGACCGGCGGGCGAAGCGGTGCCTTGGCGCTTGGTGATCCGAAGGAATGCGCCGGACCTGCGCAAGGCGATCGAGGTCTGGCAGAGCGATGAACACGAGCTCATGGAGCTGGCGAAACTGATGAAGGCGCATAGGGCTCCTGTGCCACCTCCAGGTCCCTTGCGCTCTCGCCGCATGAAAGGCCTCTCCCGGGACAGCATCTCGCCCTTCGACCGATACTTCCGCGCGCACGCTTCGGGCCTAGCGTACGACTGGAAGCTCCTGGCCGCCATGGCTTGGAAGGAATCGCGATTCGACAGCACCGTGACCTCGCACAAAGGCGCCATGGGCATCATGCAGATCATGCCGCGCACCGCGGCCCGCTTCGGTCTCGACACCAGCAGCGTGGTGGAGGACCATATCCGCGCAGCTGCGCGCTACCTCGCCCGGCTCGACACCATCTGGCTGCGCGCCATCCCCGACCGGCAGCAACGCATGCGCTTCGTGCTGGCCAGCTACAACGCCGGCCCTGGGCACATCATCGACGCACAGCGCCTGGCCGATCAACTCGGCCTCGACCCCGCGCGCTGGGAAGGGCATGTGGAACGCGCCGTGCTTTTACTCGCCAAGCCACGATTCTACCTCCGTCCCGAGATGAAGAACGGCTACTGCAAAGGCAGCCAGGTGTTCAATTACGTACGCGGCGTATTGGCTGTAAGGGAGCAGCTGGGAGGAGGTGGAAAAAGGAAGGTGGAAAGCTGA
- a CDS encoding DUF479 domain-containing protein: MNFLGHLFLSGDDPMVITGNFMADAVKGRDLSRFDPRLQQGIRLHRRIDTFTDAHRTEHAGRTALRAHAGHYAPVVLDLFFDHLLAYQWERWHAEPLNRFSSRMYDVLEANAEHMPERTQRMLPYMIAGDWLTSYAGLDGLARALHGLSRRAVNGTRMAGAEQVLIDHRSRFEQEFEPFLQGIIVHVAET; encoded by the coding sequence ATGAACTTCCTGGGCCATCTCTTCCTCAGCGGCGACGATCCGATGGTGATCACCGGCAATTTCATGGCCGACGCGGTGAAGGGCCGCGACCTTTCCCGGTTCGATCCACGTCTGCAGCAAGGCATACGCCTGCATCGCCGCATAGACACCTTCACCGATGCGCACCGGACCGAGCACGCAGGCCGCACCGCGCTGCGCGCTCACGCTGGCCACTACGCGCCCGTGGTGCTCGACCTCTTCTTCGACCACCTGCTCGCGTACCAGTGGGAGCGATGGCATGCGGAGCCCTTGAACCGCTTCTCCTCTCGCATGTATGATGTGCTGGAGGCCAATGCAGAGCACATGCCCGAGCGGACGCAGCGCATGCTTCCGTACATGATAGCGGGAGATTGGCTTACGAGCTATGCAGGACTAGATGGCCTGGCCAGGGCATTGCACGGCCTCAGTCGCCGCGCGGTGAATGGTACCCGGATGGCAGGCGCCGAACAGGTGCTCATCGATCACCGTAGCCGATTCGAGCAGGAGTTCGAACCCTTCCTGCAAGGCATCATCGTACACGTAGCAGAAACATGA
- a CDS encoding histidine kinase — MQRIPRWAIYWSAQFIGWGLYFGLSLLASWVDGTYDPRLWRMLLPELATGIGVSHLLRAVIVRRHWLERPIGVVLPRIALAAVVLSVPAFVVEGVLVSAVLGDASAIVARAPLEHVARLINWALLLAVWSFLYFAYGYFMRHRREEIRNLRLESANRENQLGTLRAQMNPHFMFNALNGIRALIDEDPEQAKRAITQLSAILRNAMTTVRRRTVPLGEELDIVKSYLALEAMRYEERLRVRFNVDDSLAREHVPPMLLQTLVENAVRHGVARLPQGGDLVIGAQRGINGMVLSVANSGHYEPGKVNGSGIGLRNTRKRLELIYGGQAAMRIGNHEGMVLMEVELPLNSG, encoded by the coding sequence ATGCAGCGCATCCCGCGCTGGGCCATTTACTGGTCGGCGCAGTTCATCGGCTGGGGCCTCTACTTCGGGTTGAGCCTGCTCGCCTCGTGGGTCGATGGCACGTATGATCCGCGGCTCTGGCGCATGCTGCTGCCTGAGCTGGCCACCGGCATCGGGGTGAGCCACTTGCTGCGCGCGGTGATCGTTCGCCGGCATTGGCTCGAGCGTCCCATCGGCGTTGTGCTTCCTCGCATCGCGCTGGCTGCGGTCGTGCTCAGCGTGCCTGCTTTCGTCGTCGAGGGCGTGCTGGTCTCCGCCGTGCTCGGCGATGCATCGGCCATCGTGGCGCGCGCGCCCTTGGAGCATGTGGCGCGTTTGATCAATTGGGCATTGCTGCTGGCGGTGTGGAGCTTCCTCTATTTCGCCTACGGCTATTTCATGCGGCACCGGCGCGAGGAGATCCGCAACCTGCGCCTGGAGTCGGCGAACCGCGAGAATCAGTTGGGCACCCTGCGCGCGCAGATGAACCCGCACTTCATGTTCAATGCGCTCAACGGCATCCGCGCGCTCATCGACGAGGATCCCGAGCAGGCCAAGCGCGCCATCACGCAGCTCAGCGCCATCCTGCGCAACGCCATGACCACCGTGCGGCGCCGCACCGTTCCGCTGGGCGAAGAGCTCGATATCGTGAAGAGCTACCTGGCGCTGGAGGCGATGCGCTATGAAGAACGCTTGCGCGTGCGCTTCAACGTGGACGATTCGCTCGCGCGTGAGCACGTGCCGCCCATGCTGCTGCAGACCTTGGTGGAGAATGCCGTGCGCCACGGCGTGGCCCGGCTCCCGCAAGGCGGCGACCTCGTGATCGGCGCGCAGCGCGGCATCAACGGCATGGTGCTGTCCGTGGCCAACAGCGGGCATTATGAGCCGGGAAAGGTCAATGGCTCCGGCATCGGCCTGAGGAACACGCGCAAGCGGCTCGAACTCATTTATGGCGGACAAGCCGCCATGCGCATCGGCAACCACGAAGGCATGGTGCTCATGGAGGTGGAATTGCCGTTGAACTCAGGTTGA
- a CDS encoding response regulator transcription factor gives MKALVVDDERLARKELISLLEKHDSIEVVGEAANADEAEALIAEKKPDLLFLDINMPGRTGFQLLESLDHAPLVIFVTAYDEHALEAFRVNALDYLMKPIEPSRLEEAINKLPQQAEDGAPMREILHERDQIFLKDGEKCWFVTLKDVRYFESEGNYVRVRFADQKPLVLRSLNKLEEKLDPLVFFRANRKHIINLRWVDKIEPWFSGGLMVKLKHVGKDGEPEAIEVSRRQAARFKDLLSL, from the coding sequence ATGAAAGCCTTAGTAGTCGATGACGAGCGCCTGGCGCGCAAGGAACTGATCTCCCTCTTGGAAAAGCACGATTCCATCGAGGTCGTAGGCGAGGCGGCCAACGCGGATGAGGCGGAAGCGCTGATCGCCGAGAAGAAGCCCGACCTGCTCTTCCTCGACATCAACATGCCGGGGCGCACAGGCTTCCAGCTGCTCGAATCCCTCGACCATGCGCCGCTGGTGATCTTCGTCACGGCGTATGACGAGCACGCGCTGGAGGCCTTCCGCGTGAACGCGCTTGATTACCTGATGAAGCCCATCGAGCCATCGCGGCTCGAGGAGGCCATTAACAAGCTGCCGCAGCAAGCGGAGGATGGCGCGCCGATGCGCGAGATCCTCCATGAGCGCGATCAGATATTCCTGAAGGATGGCGAGAAGTGCTGGTTCGTGACGCTGAAGGACGTGCGCTACTTCGAGAGCGAAGGCAATTACGTGCGCGTGCGCTTCGCCGACCAGAAGCCGCTGGTGCTGCGCTCGTTGAACAAATTGGAAGAGAAGCTCGATCCTCTGGTCTTCTTCCGCGCCAACCGCAAGCACATCATCAACCTGCGCTGGGTGGACAAGATCGAGCCGTGGTTCAGCGGCGGCCTCATGGTGAAGCTCAAGCACGTTGGCAAGGACGGTGAGCCGGAGGCCATCGAAGTGAGCCGGAGGCAGGCCGCGCGCTTCAAGGACCTGCTCAGCTTGTAG
- a CDS encoding alpha/beta fold hydrolase, with amino-acid sequence MAACIAAGCNVVKTIERQGAKAFREAGMEARSFAAATGQRSVWASSTISRNEKPKLLLIHGITSSHAMWAGNLPALRERFDLIAPDLIGHGRTTAAWSGNSVDEQVRHIVSILDSLKVNEPVFVVGNSYGGAIAANFAEQRPERTRGLVIYDGPASDYTRAMADSVARSVGAADIAALFTPTNADEQRRLVNTAFYAPPKIPRFALKQMHRRLSAQRAKHLALLQDLLHREAEYATKAYQWNMPVHVIWGEGDKLIPLAVGRGIVKRSGLPENRLIIIPKAGHIANSEQKDAFESHLLRVLKDGPCPDPAIASEGPCTKELRQVCGCDGQTYANPCLAWRAGARVEHLGACVK; translated from the coding sequence ATGGCCGCCTGCATCGCTGCGGGCTGCAACGTCGTCAAAACGATCGAGAGGCAGGGTGCCAAGGCCTTCCGCGAGGCGGGGATGGAAGCCCGCTCATTCGCTGCGGCCACAGGCCAGCGATCCGTTTGGGCCAGCTCAACCATTTCGCGCAACGAGAAGCCCAAGCTGCTCTTGATCCACGGCATCACCAGCAGCCACGCCATGTGGGCCGGGAACCTGCCTGCGCTCCGCGAACGCTTCGACCTGATCGCGCCCGACCTGATCGGTCACGGGCGCACGACCGCTGCATGGAGCGGGAACAGCGTGGACGAGCAGGTGCGTCACATCGTGAGCATCCTCGACAGCCTGAAGGTCAACGAGCCTGTTTTCGTGGTCGGCAACAGCTATGGAGGAGCCATCGCGGCCAATTTCGCAGAACAGCGCCCGGAGCGGACGCGTGGCCTGGTGATCTACGATGGGCCCGCCAGCGATTACACGCGTGCAATGGCTGATAGCGTGGCTCGGTCAGTGGGCGCCGCTGACATCGCGGCGCTCTTCACCCCCACGAATGCCGATGAACAGCGCCGATTGGTGAACACCGCTTTCTATGCGCCGCCGAAGATCCCCCGGTTCGCATTGAAGCAGATGCACCGCAGGCTCTCCGCGCAGCGCGCCAAGCATCTCGCGCTCTTGCAGGACCTGTTGCACCGCGAGGCCGAATACGCCACCAAAGCCTACCAATGGAACATGCCCGTGCATGTGATCTGGGGCGAGGGCGACAAGCTGATCCCATTGGCTGTCGGGCGCGGCATCGTGAAGCGAAGCGGCCTGCCGGAGAATCGGCTCATCATCATCCCGAAGGCAGGGCATATTGCCAACAGCGAGCAGAAGGATGCCTTCGAGTCGCATTTGCTCCGCGTGCTGAAGGACGGTCCTTGCCCTGATCCTGCTATTGCCAGCGAGGGGCCCTGCACGAAGGAACTGCGGCAGGTGTGCGGTTGCGACGGACAGACCTACGCGAACCCATGCCTGGCTTGGCGCGCTGGCGCGCGCGTGGAGCACCTCGGTGCGTGCGTGAAGTGA
- a CDS encoding SDR family NAD(P)-dependent oxidoreductase — protein sequence MNQVILITGASSGMGKAFALRLIQEGHIVYGAARRVQDMHDLVEKGGHAIALDMTDDASLVSAVERIIGEQGRIDTLINNAGYGIYGSVEETPLDEARRQFEVNLFGLGRLTQLVIPYMRSQRRGRIINISSMGGKMYLPLGAWYHASKHALEGWSDCLRLDLKEHGIDVVIVEPGVIRTGFEEVMVAPMIARSGSGPYGALTRQVAKATEKNYREGSSPEVITRLVVKAVTSRRPKTRYTGGHLALPVMALRKWGGDRVFDWGIMNMN from the coding sequence ATGAACCAAGTCATCCTCATCACCGGAGCCAGCAGCGGCATGGGCAAAGCCTTCGCGCTGCGCCTGATCCAAGAAGGCCACATCGTATACGGTGCCGCCCGGCGCGTGCAGGACATGCACGATCTCGTGGAGAAAGGCGGACATGCCATCGCGCTCGACATGACCGACGATGCATCACTCGTGAGCGCTGTGGAACGAATCATCGGCGAGCAAGGACGCATCGATACGCTCATCAACAACGCTGGATATGGCATCTATGGCTCCGTGGAAGAAACGCCGCTCGATGAGGCGCGCCGCCAATTCGAGGTGAACCTCTTCGGGCTTGGCCGCCTCACGCAACTGGTGATCCCGTACATGCGCAGTCAGCGTAGGGGCCGCATCATCAACATCAGCAGCATGGGCGGCAAGATGTACCTGCCCTTGGGCGCCTGGTACCACGCCAGCAAGCATGCGCTTGAGGGCTGGAGCGATTGCCTGCGGCTCGACCTGAAGGAGCACGGGATCGATGTGGTGATCGTGGAGCCGGGCGTGATCCGCACCGGATTCGAGGAGGTGATGGTGGCGCCCATGATCGCGCGCAGCGGCAGCGGCCCCTATGGCGCGCTCACGCGGCAGGTGGCCAAGGCCACGGAGAAGAACTACCGGGAAGGCTCATCGCCAGAGGTGATCACGCGCCTCGTGGTGAAGGCCGTCACCTCCCGCAGGCCGAAGACACGCTACACAGGTGGGCACCTCGCACTACCGGTGATGGCGCTGCGTAAATGGGGCGGCGACCGCGTGTTCGACTGGGGGATCATGAACATGAACTGA
- a CDS encoding TonB-dependent receptor: protein MQRYLSLAAFAALLIPSLSFAQTQVVKGTVKDADTQMTLPGATILLMDSDPVVGATTDLDGRFRLETVPLGRQQLQVSYIGYKSTVIPNVLVTAGKEVVLDIALVGSVQALEAVEIKGDRSKDRPVNELAKVSARTFSLEEVTRYSGGRNDVARLATNFAGVSAANDARNDIVVRGNSPTGLLWRIEGLPIGTTNHFGTLGTTGGPVSALNTNLLKTSDFLSGAFPAEYGNANAAVFDVKFRNGNADKHEFTAQMAAFSGAELMAEGPINREKQSSYLISYRYGIAGVAATGTSATPYFQDLAFKLNLGKTKLGRFELFGMGGRSNIDFLGAEIDSTDLFADPSVNTYFKADVGLLGLTHFIQLNEKSYLRTTLGTTYQGSAFEQDNILGGSGDQPVRTYRATDAVDQEQRYTVSSQYNRKFSPRFSLRAGAVNEAYTLTSYVDDRDRRNGIPDANGDSIPDFFQRYRDVDGTLNLLQAYAQGEYKFTDELAFTLGLHGQYLDYNDDAMVGPRAALSWQFSPKQRLSLAYGLHGQLVPLPVLFYQEETSPGTYARTNQDLRFQKAHHAVLAYDHRFGGEWRVKAETYYQLLFDVGVDRTPSSYSVVNEGSDFIFTERGGLVSNGTGSNYGVELTVEKFLSKGYYALATVSLFESQYKGSDGVERSTGFNNNYVLNTLLGKEWGIGKAKRNALTFDAKFTTSGGRRYSPIDLDATRANNGREVYVDSEAYSKRYDAYLRLDVKFGVRINGKKGKVSHQFFVDLQNVTDRENIFVERYNRVTDRINPVYQNGFFPDFMYRIQF, encoded by the coding sequence ATGCAACGCTACCTCTCGCTCGCGGCCTTCGCGGCGCTGCTTATCCCAAGCCTCTCCTTCGCACAAACGCAAGTGGTGAAGGGTACCGTGAAGGATGCCGACACCCAGATGACCCTGCCTGGCGCCACCATCCTCTTGATGGACAGCGATCCTGTCGTAGGCGCTACCACCGACCTGGACGGCCGATTCCGTTTGGAGACCGTGCCGCTCGGTCGGCAGCAGCTGCAGGTGAGCTACATCGGCTACAAGTCGACAGTGATTCCCAATGTGCTGGTCACCGCCGGCAAGGAAGTGGTGCTCGACATCGCCTTGGTGGGGTCGGTTCAAGCGCTCGAAGCAGTGGAGATCAAAGGCGACCGCAGCAAGGACCGCCCGGTGAATGAACTGGCCAAGGTGAGCGCGCGCACCTTCAGCCTGGAAGAAGTGACGCGATACAGCGGCGGCCGCAATGATGTGGCGCGCCTCGCCACCAATTTCGCAGGGGTGAGCGCGGCGAATGATGCGCGCAATGACATCGTGGTACGCGGCAATTCGCCCACCGGATTGCTCTGGCGGATCGAAGGCCTGCCCATCGGCACCACCAACCACTTCGGCACCCTGGGCACCACGGGCGGACCGGTGAGCGCGCTCAATACCAATCTGCTCAAGACGAGTGATTTCCTTAGTGGCGCTTTCCCAGCCGAATACGGGAACGCCAACGCGGCCGTGTTCGATGTGAAGTTCCGCAATGGCAATGCGGACAAGCACGAGTTCACCGCGCAGATGGCAGCCTTCAGCGGCGCGGAGCTCATGGCTGAAGGACCCATCAACCGCGAAAAGCAGAGCAGCTACCTGATCAGCTACCGCTATGGCATCGCCGGCGTGGCAGCCACCGGCACCAGCGCCACGCCCTACTTCCAGGACCTCGCCTTCAAGCTCAATCTCGGCAAGACCAAACTGGGCCGATTCGAGCTCTTCGGCATGGGCGGCCGCAGCAACATCGATTTCCTCGGCGCGGAGATCGACAGCACGGACCTCTTCGCGGACCCTTCAGTGAACACCTACTTCAAGGCCGACGTGGGGCTGCTCGGGCTCACGCATTTCATCCAGCTCAACGAGAAGAGCTACCTGAGGACCACGCTGGGAACCACCTACCAGGGCTCCGCCTTCGAGCAGGACAACATCCTTGGCGGATCCGGCGATCAGCCCGTGCGCACCTACCGCGCCACCGATGCCGTGGACCAGGAGCAGCGCTACACGGTGAGCAGCCAGTACAACCGCAAGTTCAGTCCGCGCTTCAGCCTCCGCGCTGGCGCGGTGAATGAGGCCTACACCCTCACGAGCTATGTGGACGATCGAGATCGCCGTAACGGCATCCCCGATGCCAATGGCGACAGCATCCCGGATTTCTTCCAGCGATACCGCGATGTGGACGGCACCTTGAACCTCTTGCAGGCCTATGCGCAGGGCGAGTACAAGTTCACGGATGAACTGGCCTTCACCCTCGGCTTGCATGGCCAGTACCTCGATTACAACGACGATGCGATGGTAGGGCCGCGCGCCGCCTTGAGTTGGCAGTTCAGCCCGAAGCAGCGCTTGTCGCTGGCCTACGGGCTGCATGGTCAACTGGTGCCGCTACCGGTGCTCTTCTACCAGGAGGAGACCTCGCCGGGCACCTACGCCCGCACCAACCAGGACCTCAGGTTCCAGAAAGCCCATCATGCGGTGCTGGCTTACGACCACCGTTTCGGCGGCGAGTGGCGCGTGAAGGCCGAGACCTACTACCAGCTCCTCTTCGATGTCGGCGTGGACCGCACGCCCAGCTCCTATTCCGTTGTGAACGAAGGCTCCGACTTCATCTTCACCGAGCGCGGCGGATTGGTGAGCAACGGCACAGGGTCCAACTATGGTGTGGAACTCACCGTGGAGAAGTTCCTGAGCAAGGGCTACTACGCGCTGGCCACGGTCTCGCTCTTCGAGTCGCAGTACAAAGGCAGCGATGGCGTGGAGCGGAGCACGGGCTTCAACAACAACTACGTGCTGAACACGCTGCTGGGCAAGGAGTGGGGAATCGGCAAGGCGAAACGCAACGCGCTCACCTTCGACGCCAAGTTCACCACCAGCGGTGGCCGCCGCTACAGCCCGATCGACCTGGATGCCACACGCGCCAACAACGGCCGTGAAGTGTACGTGGACAGCGAAGCCTACAGCAAGCGCTACGACGCCTACCTGCGCCTCGATGTGAAGTTCGGCGTTCGCATCAACGGCAAGAAAGGCAAGGTGAGCCACCAGTTCTTCGTGGACCTCCAGAACGTCACGGACCGCGAGAACATCTTCGTGGAGCGCTATAACCGCGTTACCGACCGGATCAATCCGGTGTATCAGAACGGCTTCTTCCCGGACTTCATGTACCGGATCCAATTCTAG
- a CDS encoding histidine kinase, with the protein MTRFNLLQEPWPRIIGIPLVALALGTLFHDQPLNALDFLITVIITGLIWQGCYMIITAFRKRFPGFERTGRRISLTALSTTAYIIGIDYLACTVLDAAGIQENAYMNGEWKLNLIKCFGTTALIGTLYEAGYFFAMWKRQAIEAEALKSRQLRAELDILRNQVSPHFLFNSLNTLVALIPEDPLQAVKFTKALGHVYRYILQHKEKEVVDLGTELDFTEAYIHLMKVRFEESLRIRVDVAKEHRTLLVAPLTLQLLLENALKHNVASTAHPLTVDIHVEQGRTLVVRNNLRRRQGTIDGTGTGLSNVKQRYAILSDRPVDVIETREHFLVALPLLELSGRAVHSA; encoded by the coding sequence ATGACCCGCTTCAACCTGCTGCAAGAGCCCTGGCCGCGCATCATCGGCATCCCGCTGGTGGCGCTCGCGCTAGGCACGCTCTTCCACGACCAGCCGTTGAACGCGCTCGACTTCTTGATCACGGTGATCATCACCGGCCTCATCTGGCAGGGCTGCTACATGATCATCACGGCCTTCCGCAAGCGCTTCCCAGGATTCGAGCGCACCGGCCGGCGCATCTCACTGACGGCGCTCAGCACCACCGCCTACATCATCGGCATCGACTACCTGGCCTGCACCGTGCTCGATGCGGCAGGCATCCAGGAGAACGCCTACATGAATGGTGAGTGGAAGCTCAACCTGATCAAATGCTTCGGCACCACAGCCCTTATCGGCACCCTGTACGAAGCAGGTTACTTCTTCGCCATGTGGAAGCGGCAGGCCATCGAGGCGGAAGCGCTGAAGAGCCGGCAGCTGCGCGCTGAGCTCGACATCCTGCGCAATCAGGTATCGCCGCACTTCCTCTTCAACAGCTTGAATACGCTCGTCGCTCTCATCCCCGAGGATCCCTTGCAGGCGGTGAAGTTCACCAAGGCGCTCGGCCATGTGTATCGGTACATCCTGCAACACAAGGAGAAGGAGGTGGTGGATTTGGGCACTGAGCTCGATTTCACCGAGGCGTACATCCACCTGATGAAGGTGCGCTTCGAGGAAAGCCTTCGCATCCGCGTGGACGTGGCGAAGGAGCATCGCACCTTGCTCGTGGCGCCGCTCACCCTGCAGTTGCTCCTGGAGAACGCGCTCAAGCACAACGTGGCGTCCACCGCGCATCCGCTCACGGTGGACATCCATGTGGAGCAAGGCCGCACACTCGTTGTGCGCAACAACCTGCGCCGCCGGCAAGGCACCATCGACGGCACCGGCACCGGGCTCAGCAACGTGAAGCAGCGCTATGCGATCCTGAGCGACCGTCCGGTGGATGTGATCGAGACGCGCGAGCATTTCCTGGTGGCCCTGCCCTTGCTGGAACTGAGCGGACGTGCGGTGCACAGCGCATGA